GCCCCCGAGGCTTTCAGCGCCTCTGCGGTGACCGGGTTTCCCTGCCGGTCCAGGGCGACAACGATCCTGGCAAGACGCTGTTTCAGGTCCTCAAGGTCCGTGGCCAGGCACAGCAGGGCCATCACCTCGCTTGCGGTCGTAATGTCGAAGCCCGTCTGCCGGGGGAGGCCATTCGCCCGCCCCCCCAGGCCGGTCACGATCTCCCGCAGCGAGCGGTCGTTCATATCTATGACCCGGCGCCACATCACCTCGTAAGGGTCTATGTTGAAGGCGTCACCCCGGTGGATATGGTTGTCCAGGAGTGCGGACAGCAGGTTATGCGCCGATGTGATGGCGTGGAAATCGCCGTTGAAGTGCAGGTTGATGTCCACCATCGGGATGACCTGCGCGTAGCCGCCGCCGGTGGCACCTCCTTTCAGCCCGAAGCACGGCCCCAGGCTCGGTTCCCGGATGGCGATGCATGCGGAGTGGCCCAGACGGCGCAGGGCGTCGCCGAGGCCGATGGTCGTCGTGGTCTTGCCTTCGCCCGCCGGTGTGGGGGTAATACCCGTCACGAGGATGAGCCTGCCGTCTGGGCGGTCCGCGAAGCGATGGATAGCATCCATCGTCACTTTGGCCTTTACCGGCCCGTAAAGCTCGATGTCTGTCTCCGCAAGGCCCAGACGCCCCGCTACCGCTGTAATCGGCTCGGGAACGGCCTGCTGGGCTATTTCAACGTCAGTCAGCATTGTCTCTCCCTGTTGCGCGGTCCTTCACAGATGTTTCCTGCGCTTCGACGCGGCGTCCTGCCTTTCGGGCACGGCCTGTCTTTGTATCGGGCTTCGAGAAAAGCTGCTTCAGCCAGAGCGGGGTGATCAACGTGGTGACGACCACCATGACCACAATGGCGGAATAGATGGATGAGGAGATGACAGGCTCTCCGCCCAGCACAAGCGCGGCGCCTATGCTTGCGAAGATAAGCCCCACCTCCCCGCGGGGAATCATTCCTACGCTGACGATCAGCCGGTTTACCCCCTTCTGAACGACTGCCAGCCCGCAGACCATCTTTCCAACAATGGCGGCGGCAACCAGAGCAGCGGCAAGCCCCAGAACGGAAACGTCACCGAAGGATCTCAGGTCCACGTGGAGACCCATTACCACGAAGAAGACAGGTACAAAGATGGCTCCCAGGGGCTGGATCACCTCTTCCAGCGGGCGCTCTCCCCGGACGCGGAAGCGTTCGAAGTGCCGGGGCTCCAGAATAAGTCCGGCCGCGAATGCACCGACGATCGGAGCGAGGCCCACCAGACCGGCAAGCCCTGCAAGAACGAAACAAATGGACACACTGACCGCCAACATGACTCCGGGAACGCGCATTCCCGACATGAGATTCATCAGAGGACGCGCCGCGATGCTGCCCACTGCCAGCGCTGCCGCCAGAAACAGCGTAGCTTTTCCAAGGATAATCGCCACTTGCCCTATGGAGATTCCGCCGTCTCCACCCCGGTTGGCCGCTGCGATGACGCCGCTGACTACTGCAAGCACCACCAGCCCCAGGACATCGTCAATGACCGCCGCCCCGAGGATGATTCGAGCTTCCTTCGTCTGCGTCTTGTTCAGGTCTTTCAGGACTCTGGCGGTGATGCCGACGCTCGTGGCACAGAGGGTCGCTCCCAGGAAGACATGCGCCAGCGGCAGTTCCTCTGGTAGAAGAAGGACACCGACGAAATAGCCGAGGACCATCGGCGCGACAACGCCGGCGACTGCCGCCAAAAGGGAACTGAAACCCACCTCCAGCAGATCGCGCATCTTGGACTCAAGCCCGACCTCGAAAAGCAGCAAAATGACGCCCACCTGCGCCGCGATGTTCAGCGGAACACTTGTCTTCAGAATGTCAAAGGCGTGCCATCCCAGCAAGGAGAGGTTTCCCAAAACGACGCCGACAGCAAGCTCACCGAGGACCGCAGGCTGACCTTTTCTCTCCACCAACTCGGCCCCGATCTTGGCAGCCACCAGCACCACCGCCAATTCCAGAAGAAGGGGCAGGATCTCACGCTCGGCCTCCCGGGTGGCTTCTTCCTCAGTCAGTGTATGCCCGTGCAGGGTCTGACTGTGCTCTGCTCCCCGAGACGCGGGAGGAGACGGGGTGGGACCGGAAATCACGTCAGCCCGCCCTGCTGCGGCGACGGCAAGCGCAGCAGCCGCCACGAGTAAAAAACGTCGCACCTTGGACAAATCCTGCTATCCTATGGGTATCAGATTAAGCGCGGAGCCGGGACAGGGCCCGCTGCAAGGGACCGGACCAGGCAGTATCTTACTCGAATCTCCATCCCTTCCGCACACAGCACGGACGCACTCTGCGTGTGTTGCAGGCAGTGTCACTTGCGGGAACAATCTATCCGGTCGCCCACCAGTGCGCGCACATATTACAGAAGAAAACGAGGTGCGGAGTTTGGAGTACAGGATTCTGGGCAGAACAGGTCTTCGGGTATCGGTCATCGGGCTGGGAGCGCTCGAGGTGGGCCGGCCGTGGGGGATCCGTGGGGAGGGGGATACGGGGCAACCACCCTCTGAGAGGGAGGCGCTTCAGTTCCTGAACCACGTGCTGGATAGCGGTATCAACTTCATCGATACGGCAGCTGCATACTGGGCCAGTGAGGAGCGGATCGGGAAGGCGCTTTCGTCCCGGCGGGATGAGTTCATCCTTGCCACGAAATGGGGAGAATGGTGCGATGAGAGTGGTTCCGTCTACGACTACTCGCCATCGGCGATGTGGAAATTCCTTGAAGAAAGCCTCCGTAAGCTCCGCACGGACGTAATTGATGTCTATCAGATTCACTCCGCGCCGCTGGAGGTGATTCAGCGGGGAGATGCCCTTGCCGAGATGCAGAAAGCCCGCGATCAGGGCAAGGTGCGTTTTCTGGGGTGCTCTTGCGGCGAGCAAGAAGCGCTGGCCGCCATCGAGTGCGGAGGATTCGACACCATCCAGGTCAGTTACAGTCTGCTGGACCTTACCATGGAGGAGAGCGTCCTGCCGGCGGCTCTGACTTCTGGGGTTGGGGTGATCATCAAGGACGGTCTGGCGGCGGGGCGGTTGACTCAGAAGGTGCAGCGGTTGGGGGATGAACACACGGAGCTAAAGCACAGGGTGGAGGTCTTCCGGGATCTTGCAGGCGCGTGGGGTATGAGTCTGCCCGAGATGGCCCTTCGTTTCGTCCGCGCGAATCCGGCTGTGTCCACCATCATCGTGGGCACGCGGTCCCGTATCCATCTTGCGGAAAACCTCCGGGCAGCGGAAGGCGCTCCCCTCTCGGAGGAACAGATGGCCACGCTGCGGCGTTACCTCAGCGCGCCGCACCAAGCCTGAACCGGCTGCCCGCCGCTCGTTGCCATGGATGGCTGGCGTCCGGGGATTTCCGTTGAAAACTGGAGCGTCTGGGTTTCTTCCTGCCGTCCGGCTCGAGTTGTCGGCGCTCTTGCTGCGTTGCTTGTCCTTCTTGTTCCGGCGCCCCTTGAAAGGGGCGTCCTCCCTCCCGGAGTAGTTGAATCGCGCGTGCTCCTGCGACGGGCACAACTGCTGGAAGCGCGCCCACGTCGCCGGGCTTATCACCCGCCGCACGTTGTCAAGGTCTGGATGGTGGAGCACCGCGGCAGGGTTTTCCGGTGCATCCAGCTCCCGCGATGCGAGCACTTGGAGGCCATCCTCTCGCTGGACTGGAACGGCCAGACGCTGGAACAGGCCAAAAAACGGCACGGAGGCGTAGCCGCGTGCACCGACGGCTTCATTCACAGCCGCAACCTTACTCCGGCGGATTTCCTCCAGACGAACGGCCGCCGCCTTTCGCGCGCGCTCACGGGGCGTTGGATGCTTGTCATCCAGCAGAGCGGGGCGCTGGACATTCACGGCAACTATTTCCTGGTGAAGGGCAAGGAGGGTGTCACGGCCGCAGCCCTGGGCCAGAGGCTGGTGCCTCTCGCGTATGACGGTTTCTCCAAAGCGTTCATGAACCGGGTTACCGACAGGATGGGCATAGGCATGACGAATCATCACATCTTCATCGCCGCCGGCCGTTCAGATATCTGGCGCTTCTCGAAGCTTTTCAGTGAAGTGCTTCACTGTAAGGTGGCCATCAACACGGACGGCGGTCACGTGGTGCGGGGACGGTCGTCCACACACATCGTGTTCAGGTGGAAGAGTCCACAGCCGATAACCAGGTGAGAGCGATTCACGAGGAGGAACCTGTGCTGTTCACACGTCACCCCGCCAATCCTGTCCTAGGGCCTTCAGATCTCTGGTGGGAATACAGAGCCACTTTCAACTGCGCCGCAGCCGAAAAAGACGGGCGCGTCTACCTGCTATATCGCGCGATCGGCGACGATCCCCTCTCGCGCCTGGGACTGGCCGTCTCGGAAGACGGCGTGCTTTTCGAGCGATATAATCTGCCGGTTTTCGAGGGCGATCCTGACAATCCCTGGGAAAGGCTGGGAGTAGAGGACCCGCGCGCAACGTTTCTAGACGGGACTTTCTACGTCACCTACGTCGCCGCCTCGGTGTATCCCGCCGGCCATCCGCGGCCGGCATTCAGTTTCGGAGCGCCCTGGCGAACACGGGTCTGTCTGGCCGCGACGGACGATCTCCAGAACTATCGCCGCTTGGGAGTCATTCTGCCCGATTCGGACAATAAAGACGTTGTGCTATTCCCGGAGAAGATCCGCGGGCGCTACTGCCTGATGCACCGGGAATACCCGGATATGTGGGTGGCATTTTCTGAAGACCTCATTCACTGGACGGACCATCGCCGCATTCTGTCTCCCCGGCCTGGTTACTGGGACTGCAATCGCATCGGGGCCGGAGCCCCGCCATTCAAGACGGAACTGGGGTGGGTGGAGATCTACCACGGCGTCGACGACGATCGCCGGTATATGGCGGGAATCGCGCTGCTTGATCTGGAAGATCCTTCCCGTGTCATCGGGCGATCAGCGGAGCCGCTCCTTGTGCCCTCAGAATGGTATGAGTGTGAGGGGCTGGTCCCGAATGTCTGCTTCCCGAGCGGTGTAATCGAGCGGGACGGGGTATTCTATGTCTACTACGGCGCCGCTGACAGATATGTGGCGCTGGCCACCGTCTCAAGAAAGGACCTGCTGGACTACCTGGCCCGCCTGAGAGAGTAAGAAGCGGCCAGCGTGAAGGCACCGGCGGTCAGGAGGCGTCCGATATGTCCACCGGTGAGGCTGCCGGCACAAAGAAACCCAACCGCCTGGCGGGGGAGACAAGCCCTTATCTCTTGCAGCACGCGTTCAATCCCGTTGACTGGTATCCGTGGGGAGAGGAGGCGTTCCGCGCAGCACGTGAACGCGATGTTCCCATCTTCCTTTCCATCGGCTACAGCACCTGCCACTGGTGCCACGTGATGGAGCGGGAGAGCTTTGAGAACGAAGAGACTGCCCGGATCCTGAACGAACATTTCGTCAGCATCAAGGTGGACCGCGAGGAGCGGCCGGACATCGACGAAGTCTATATGCAGGCGGCGCAGCTCCTGACCGGTGCCGGCGGCTGGCCTCTGAGTGTCTTTCTGACCCCGGATCTGCGCCCCTTTTACGCTGGTACCTATTTCCCCCCCATTGATGCCTACGGCCGGCCGGGATTTCCGCGATTGCTTCAGGCGATAGCTCAGGCCTACCGTGAGCGTAGAGAGGATGTCGAAGCTAGTTGCTCTGATCTGAGCCAGGCTATAGTCCAGTCTCTGACCGGGCTAGAGCGTCCCGGTGACGTTGGCCTCGGAACGGTGCGAGAGGCAGGCCGCGAGATCCTGTCCACGTTGGACCCAGTTTTCGGGGGCTTCGGGAGCGCCCCGAAGTTTCCACCATGCTTTGCGCTCCAGCTCCTGCTGCGAGAGTATCACCGCTGCGGCGAAACTTCGTTCCTGGACGCAGTCTCGTTGACGTTGGACCGGATGACGCAGGGAGGCATTTTCGATCACATCGGCGGCGGATTCCATCGCTATTCCACCGATCGCCAGTGGTTGGTGCCGCACTTTGAGAAGATGCTTTACGACAACGCGCTCATCCCGCTCGTGCTATTGGAGGGGTGGCAGGTGACAAAGCGCGAGCAGTGGGCGGAGGCCGCGGCGCGGACGCTAGACTTTGTGCTGCGCGAACTGACCGGTTCCCACGGCGGTTTCCTGAGCGCTCTGGATGCGGACAGTGAGGGCGAAGAGGGCAGGTTCTACGTATGGACACCCGAAGAGGTGAAATCTGCTCTCGGGGAACGCGATGGAGAGTTGTTTTGCCTTGCCTACGGCATAACGCCTGAGGGAAATTTCGAACACGGGCGCAGCATCCCCCACCTGCAGAAGGATCTGGAGACGCTTGCGAGTGAGCTTGGCCTGGACCCGGACGGATTCAAGCGGGACATTGCGCGAATGCGAGAGATCCTTCTCAACATACGTTCGCGAAGAGTTCCTCCACACCTGGACGACAAGGTTAACGTTTCCTGGAACGGGCTGATGATCCGCACCCTTGCATTCGCTGCGCGAGTATTGGACCGACCGGGTTATCTGGACGGGGCGCGCCGTGCGGCCTCGTTCATCCTCGATGAGGTTCTCACAGACGGCGGACTTGCTCACTCCTGGCGCGATGGCCGGGCCGCGTTGCCCGCTTTCCAGGAAGACTATGCTTGCCTGCTGTTGGGGCTTGTGGAACTCTATCAGGCGGACTTCGATGTGCGCTGGCTAAACGAGGCTGAGCGCTTGGGCGATGAAATGATCTCTCTCTTCCTGGACCGGGAGGGTGGGGGGTTTTACTCATCGCGTAAGTCCCACGAAACCCCGCTGGTGCGAAGCAAAAGTCCAACCGATGGTGTGACGCCATCCGGCAACTCGGCGGCGGCTCTCGCGCTCGCACGGCTGGGGAGGCTGCTAGGTCGGCAGGATTTCCTGGAAATCGCCAATCAGACCGTTCAGACTTTCGGCCAAGCGGCAGCTCGCGCGCCCCGGGCATTCGAGCATCTGCTGATCGCTGTGGACTATCTGGAGACCCCCTCGCAGGAGATTGTGCTTGCAGGCGATCCGGATACCTCGGAGTGGGCGGATCTGCGCGCCGTTACGGGATCCCTGTTTCTGCCCTGGAGCGTGCTCGCCTTTGCCGCCGGAACAGAAGACGACCCCGCTCCTGCGCGCGGCAAAATGGCGTCGGATAGGCGCGCAACGGCTTATGTCTGCCGGGACTTTGCCTGCCGGGCCCCCGTGTGCACAGCCTCGGATCTGGAGGCAGCGCTGACCGCGAGGGATTAGCGTGGCTTAATTTCTGCCGGGCGGGGTCTGGCGCGGTGGAGAGGCGCCCGTCGGCCTCTCATTCCGCACTTCCACCCGCCCGTCCATCCGCAGGATCAGAACGACCCTCTGCTGCCCCGCAGGCGCGTGCATGTCGCAGCGGATGACCGCCGCTTCCGGGGGAGTGGCATCGGTGGGACGGAAGTAACGGTATCCGGCTGGTTTCTTTTCATTCTTGTCTGTGGGGCACCGCAGCACGCTGTCCGTCTTGAGGAAGTCCGGATAGAGCATCTCCAGCTTCTCTGGATAACTCCGGTGCCTGTTGTGATATCGCTGAAGCGCGGCTCCCAGCTCGATCAGATTCCGCCGACAGGTCTCCACTTCCATCCACGAGCGGTACAACCGCGAAAGCGACCCGTCCCGGGACGAAACTGCGAGAAACAGCAGAACTGCCAACACACATAGAAGCAGCGCCGCAAGGCAGCCGATGCAGGCCATGGACCGCCCGGCGGACCGAATGGGGGGAACGCCGGGTCTCTCTTCGCGACTGGACAAAAGCGACCTCCGTCAAGTTGCCTGGGTCAGGCAGACCCCGTGCATCATAATCGGATGAGCTTTGCAGGGTCAAGACAGGGAAACGGCACAACATCAAGCAACATTGGGTTGGGTCGGGAGGTCGGGGCGGGTATAACCCTGTAGCGTTGCCGGAGAGAAACTAAATCGGCAATAATTCTGCAGGCTGTCCGGCGCGATTCACATAACCGGAGCGGGATACTCTTGGACCCTGTCATCCTGTTTTTCATTCTCGGTCTGGCAGCCGGGGCTGCGAAGGCGGACCTTCGCCTGCCGCCGGCCATCTATGATTTCCTCAGCGCTTATCTTCTGCTGGCCATCGGGCTCAAGGGAGGAATCGAGCTGTCGACCCAGTCGCTCGGTCCACTCATCCCGAAAGTGATCGTGGTGATGTTTCTGGCCTCTCTTCTTCCTCTCCTGGCTTATCCGGTACTGCGCCTCTTGGGACGGCTGGGCCAGGCGGACGCGGCATCGGTCGCCGCGCATTACGGGTCCGTCAGCGTTGGCACGTATGCCGTCGCGGTGGCCTTTCTATCTGCGCGCAGCATGTCCCACGAGAGCTATATGCCCCTTTTTCTTGCCCTGATGGAGATGCCAGCCATTGTTGTCGGCATTCTTCTGGCCAGGGGGATCACACGGGAAGTGCGTTGGGGTCGCCTGTTGCATGAAGTGTTCCTTGGGAAAGCTGTTGTGCTGCTGAGTGGCGGGTTACTGATCGGATGGGCGGCAGGCCCTGATGGATTCTCGTCGCTGGAAGCGTTTTACGGTGGTCTTTTCCGCGGCCTGCTCAGTCTGTTTCTGCTGGAGATGGGACTGCTCTGCGCCGGCCAAATCGGGGCGCTCCGAGGGGTGGGGGCGTTCCTTGTGGCATTCGGCATCCTGACGCCGGTGGTGTTTGGCCTGCTGGGATGTGCGGCGGGCACGCTGTTGATGAACCTGTCCGCAGGCGGTGCTGCGCTGCTTGGTGTACTGGCCGCCAGCGCATCGTATATCGCGGTGCCTGCAGCGATGCGCATCTCCGTTCCCGAGGCCAATCCGGCCATCTCGCTGGCGGCAGCACTGGGAGTTACGTTTCCGTTCAATGTCACCCTAGGAATACCCCTCTACGTTCGAATGGCGCAGTGGATGGCACGGTTCTAGGAAGGATTATCAGTGAGCACATTCCAGGCCAAACTTGTCACAATCATCACCGAGGCTCTTTTGGAAGAGGAGCTGACGCAGCGCCTTGTGGAGCTTGGGGCCACAGGCTACACCATCTCGGATACGCGAGGGAGGGGGCATCGGGGCATCCGAGACGCCGGTTGGGAGCACGGCGCAAATATCCGCGTGGAGGTTCTCTGCGAGGAAGAGGTGGCCCGGCGCATCGCGGCGTTCCTTGTTGAGAACTATTACAGAGACTATGCAATGGTCGTTTTCATAGACACTGTGGAGGTTCTCCGTGAAAACCGTTTCTGAACAGGCCGCCACTGAATCCTCCGGCGTCCAGCCCCTCGTGGGCGTGATCATGGGCTCCAAATCGGACTGGGAGACTATGCGCCACGCATCAGAGACTCTGGAGCGGCTAGGGGTGCCGCACGAGGTCCGCGTGGTGTCCGCCCACAGAACGCCCGATGAGATGCGCCGCTATGCTACTGAGGCAAAGGCAAGAGGACTTCAGGTCATCATCGCCGGCGCGGGCGGGGCGGCCCATCTGCCGGGAATGACGGCTGCGTTCACCACGCTGCCCGTGCTGGGCGTCCCCGTTCAGACCAGCGCACTGAACGGCATGGACTCGCTGCTTTCCATCGTCCAGATGCCCGGCGGCATCCCCGTTGGAACACTGGCGATCGGCAGGGCAGGGGCGGTGAATGCCGCTCTCCTGGCGGCGGCCATTCTGGCGCTTACACGCCGCGAGCTTCAAAGCAGGCTGGAAGAGCTGCGCGAACAGACAGCCCGCGAGGTGCTATCGTGTCCGGATCCTCGCCTCCCCGGGTGAGAACGGTCGGTATTCTTGGCGGGGGGCAGTTGGCCAGGATGTTGGCTCTGGCCGGCATTCCTCTGGGGCTGCGCTTCGTGTTCGCTTCTCCTCAGCCCGGAGAGTGCGCCTTCGAACTGGGCCGAGCCGTCGTAGCGGACTGGCGCAGCTTGGAGTCGGAACCAGGTGTTCTGGAGGAGGCAGATGTCGTCACTTGGGAATTCGAGAATATCTCGCTGCGCGCGTTGAGGCGGCTGCAGAAAATTCTGCCGGTGTTTCCCTCCCCGGAGATTCTGGCCGTCAAGCAAGATAGACTGCGGGAAAAGGAGGTATTCCGAAGCCTTGGCATTCCCACGGCGGATTTCGTGCCTGTAGATACTATTGAGGATGCGAGCCGAGCTTTTGAGATCCTCGGCAACCCGCTGGTGCTGAAGACGCGATCTCACGGGTATGACGGCAAGGGCCAGGTGGTGGCAAAGGATTTCGTGGATCTCGAACAAGCGGTCTCGCGCGGTGGGCATCTTCTGGCGGAGCAATTCGTGCAGTTCGATCGCGAACTCTCAGTGGTGGGCGTGAGAACGACCGATGGATGCCACAGCTTCTATCCCGTGACGGAAAACATCCACAGAGAAGGGATCCTCAGGGTATCGCGCTGCCGGCCAGACGATCCGAAATGGGGCGAGGCAACGGAATATACCCGGCGTTTGATGGATTACTTTGGCTACACAGGAGTGCTGGCGATCGAGTTTTTTGAGAAGGACGGCGGGCTGTTGGCGAACGAGTTTTCTCCCCGCGTTCATAACACCGGCCACTGGACCATTGAAGGTGCGGAGACAAGTCAGTTCGAGAATCACTTGCGGGCTGTGGTGGGGTGGGAGCCG
The sequence above is drawn from the Armatimonadota bacterium genome and encodes:
- a CDS encoding oxidoreductase, with translation MEYRILGRTGLRVSVIGLGALEVGRPWGIRGEGDTGQPPSEREALQFLNHVLDSGINFIDTAAAYWASEERIGKALSSRRDEFILATKWGEWCDESGSVYDYSPSAMWKFLEESLRKLRTDVIDVYQIHSAPLEVIQRGDALAEMQKARDQGKVRFLGCSCGEQEALAAIECGGFDTIQVSYSLLDLTMEESVLPAALTSGVGVIIKDGLAAGRLTQKVQRLGDEHTELKHRVEVFRDLAGAWGMSLPEMALRFVRANPAVSTIIVGTRSRIHLAENLRAAEGAPLSEEQMATLRRYLSAPHQA
- a CDS encoding glycosidase gives rise to the protein MLFTRHPANPVLGPSDLWWEYRATFNCAAAEKDGRVYLLYRAIGDDPLSRLGLAVSEDGVLFERYNLPVFEGDPDNPWERLGVEDPRATFLDGTFYVTYVAASVYPAGHPRPAFSFGAPWRTRVCLAATDDLQNYRRLGVILPDSDNKDVVLFPEKIRGRYCLMHREYPDMWVAFSEDLIHWTDHRRILSPRPGYWDCNRIGAGAPPFKTELGWVEIYHGVDDDRRYMAGIALLDLEDPSRVIGRSAEPLLVPSEWYECEGLVPNVCFPSGVIERDGVFYVYYGAADRYVALATVSRKDLLDYLARLRE
- a CDS encoding thioredoxin domain-containing protein; this encodes MSTGEAAGTKKPNRLAGETSPYLLQHAFNPVDWYPWGEEAFRAARERDVPIFLSIGYSTCHWCHVMERESFENEETARILNEHFVSIKVDREERPDIDEVYMQAAQLLTGAGGWPLSVFLTPDLRPFYAGTYFPPIDAYGRPGFPRLLQAIAQAYRERREDVEASCSDLSQAIVQSLTGLERPGDVGLGTVREAGREILSTLDPVFGGFGSAPKFPPCFALQLLLREYHRCGETSFLDAVSLTLDRMTQGGIFDHIGGGFHRYSTDRQWLVPHFEKMLYDNALIPLVLLEGWQVTKREQWAEAAARTLDFVLRELTGSHGGFLSALDADSEGEEGRFYVWTPEEVKSALGERDGELFCLAYGITPEGNFEHGRSIPHLQKDLETLASELGLDPDGFKRDIARMREILLNIRSRRVPPHLDDKVNVSWNGLMIRTLAFAARVLDRPGYLDGARRAASFILDEVLTDGGLAHSWRDGRAALPAFQEDYACLLLGLVELYQADFDVRWLNEAERLGDEMISLFLDREGGGFYSSRKSHETPLVRSKSPTDGVTPSGNSAAALALARLGRLLGRQDFLEIANQTVQTFGQAAARAPRAFEHLLIAVDYLETPSQEIVLAGDPDTSEWADLRAVTGSLFLPWSVLAFAAGTEDDPAPARGKMASDRRATAYVCRDFACRAPVCTASDLEAALTARD
- a CDS encoding sodium-dependent bicarbonate transport family permease, which codes for MDPVILFFILGLAAGAAKADLRLPPAIYDFLSAYLLLAIGLKGGIELSTQSLGPLIPKVIVVMFLASLLPLLAYPVLRLLGRLGQADAASVAAHYGSVSVGTYAVAVAFLSARSMSHESYMPLFLALMEMPAIVVGILLARGITREVRWGRLLHEVFLGKAVVLLSGGLLIGWAAGPDGFSSLEAFYGGLFRGLLSLFLLEMGLLCAGQIGALRGVGAFLVAFGILTPVVFGLLGCAAGTLLMNLSAGGAALLGVLAASASYIAVPAAMRISVPEANPAISLAAALGVTFPFNVTLGIPLYVRMAQWMARF
- the purE gene encoding N5-carboxyaminoimidazole ribonucleotide mutase, which encodes MKTVSEQAATESSGVQPLVGVIMGSKSDWETMRHASETLERLGVPHEVRVVSAHRTPDEMRRYATEAKARGLQVIIAGAGGAAHLPGMTAAFTTLPVLGVPVQTSALNGMDSLLSIVQMPGGIPVGTLAIGRAGAVNAALLAAAILALTRRELQSRLEELREQTAREVLSCPDPRLPG
- the purK gene encoding N5-carboxyaminoimidazole ribonucleotide synthase, which codes for MSGSSPPRVRTVGILGGGQLARMLALAGIPLGLRFVFASPQPGECAFELGRAVVADWRSLESEPGVLEEADVVTWEFENISLRALRRLQKILPVFPSPEILAVKQDRLREKEVFRSLGIPTADFVPVDTIEDASRAFEILGNPLVLKTRSHGYDGKGQVVAKDFVDLEQAVSRGGHLLAEQFVQFDRELSVVGVRTTDGCHSFYPVTENIHREGILRVSRCRPDDPKWGEATEYTRRLMDYFGYTGVLAIEFFEKDGGLLANEFSPRVHNTGHWTIEGAETSQFENHLRAVVGWEPGSTAPVASAAMVNCIGHLPAPEDVARIPGAHLHIYGKAIRPRRKVGHVTVRAESQAVLEERLQAVGRLLNEAI